In Sphingomonas crocodyli, a genomic segment contains:
- a CDS encoding acyl-CoA dehydrogenase family protein, with product MTDWIASAAAAATAARIYAKAAQAKVGATIAPSGKVESKLADQQQRLVHGFAWIATTAEAIAATADWAARGQGAGRQREIDVLTLRIGVGEYLAQLIGGVPMSQNEYARPGELGIADAAATLAADEAVKTFLADGNTAETRLALANLLRGGELPDEALDDETMDMIREQFRTFAADRIAPNAHAWHLADELIPDAVIAEMAELGVFGVCIEEEFGGLGLGKLAMCLVSEELSRGWICAGSLGTRSEIAGELIGQNGTAEQKAKWLPGIASGKILPTAVFTEPDTGSDLASVRTRAIRQDDGSWSLKGSKTWITHAGRADVMTVLCRTDPNTPGYGGLSMMLAAKGRSEGTNFPDEGLDGSEIEVLGYRGMKEFVLSFDDFKVAEDGLLGGNEGQGFKQLMKTFEGARIQTAARAIGVGWNAFDVALRYATERKQFGKQLADFPRVTDKLALMVAELVMARELTYSSARHKDKGQRCDIEAGMAKLLGARVAWSNADLNVQIHGGNGYALEYEASRILCDARILNIFEGAAEIQAHVIGRGLAAA from the coding sequence ATGACCGACTGGATCGCCTCCGCCGCCGCCGCCGCTACCGCCGCGCGCATCTATGCCAAGGCCGCGCAGGCCAAGGTCGGCGCCACGATCGCGCCTTCGGGCAAGGTCGAAAGCAAGCTTGCCGATCAGCAGCAGCGCCTCGTCCACGGCTTCGCCTGGATCGCGACGACCGCCGAAGCCATCGCCGCCACCGCCGATTGGGCGGCGCGCGGGCAGGGTGCCGGCCGCCAGCGTGAGATCGACGTGCTGACGCTGCGCATCGGCGTGGGCGAATATCTGGCGCAGCTGATCGGCGGCGTGCCGATGAGCCAGAACGAATATGCGCGTCCGGGCGAACTCGGCATCGCCGATGCTGCTGCGACGCTCGCGGCGGATGAGGCCGTGAAGACGTTCCTGGCCGACGGCAACACCGCCGAGACGCGCCTCGCGCTCGCGAACCTGCTGCGCGGCGGCGAGCTGCCCGACGAGGCGCTCGACGACGAGACGATGGACATGATCCGCGAACAGTTCCGCACCTTCGCGGCGGACCGGATCGCGCCGAACGCACATGCGTGGCACCTGGCCGACGAACTGATCCCCGACGCGGTGATCGCGGAGATGGCCGAACTGGGCGTGTTCGGCGTCTGCATCGAGGAAGAATTCGGTGGCCTCGGCCTTGGCAAGCTCGCCATGTGCCTCGTCTCCGAAGAATTGTCGCGCGGGTGGATCTGCGCCGGTTCGCTCGGCACCCGTTCGGAAATTGCGGGCGAGCTGATCGGGCAGAACGGCACCGCCGAGCAGAAGGCGAAGTGGCTGCCGGGCATCGCCAGCGGCAAGATCCTGCCCACCGCCGTCTTCACCGAGCCCGACACCGGCTCCGACCTCGCCTCGGTCCGCACCCGCGCGATCAGGCAGGATGACGGCAGCTGGAGCCTGAAGGGCAGCAAGACCTGGATCACCCACGCCGGCCGCGCCGACGTGATGACCGTGCTGTGCCGCACCGATCCGAACACGCCGGGCTATGGCGGGCTTTCGATGATGCTGGCGGCCAAGGGGCGTTCGGAGGGGACCAACTTCCCCGACGAAGGGCTCGACGGCAGCGAGATCGAAGTGCTCGGCTATCGCGGCATGAAGGAGTTCGTGCTGTCGTTCGACGACTTCAAGGTCGCCGAAGACGGGCTGCTCGGCGGGAATGAAGGGCAGGGCTTCAAGCAGCTGATGAAGACCTTCGAAGGCGCGCGCATCCAGACGGCGGCGCGTGCGATCGGCGTGGGCTGGAACGCGTTCGACGTCGCGCTGCGCTACGCCACCGAGCGCAAGCAGTTCGGCAAGCAACTCGCCGATTTCCCGCGTGTCACCGACAAGCTGGCCCTCATGGTCGCCGAACTGGTGATGGCGCGCGAGCTGACCTATTCGTCGGCGCGCCACAAGGACAAGGGCCAGCGTTGCGATATCGAAGCGGGCATGGCCAAGCTGCTCGGGGCGCGGGTCGCGTGGTCGAATGCCGACCTCAACGTCCAGATCCACGGCGGCAATGGCTATGCGCTCGAATATGAAGCGAGCCGCATCCTGTGCGACGCGCGCATCCTCAACATCTTCGAGGGCGCGGCGGAGATTCAGGCGCACGTGATCGGGCGCGGGCTGGCGGCGGCGTAA
- a CDS encoding FAS1-like dehydratase domain-containing protein produces the protein MSDITEDMIAEWRSAIGRTQALKQRLEAEPLRRYALAVGSDRNVEKVLPPLAHWAFFLPEPADGDIGEDGHPKRGGFLPAITLPRRMFASAKIRFEAPLLIGEEAELVSTVADVTHKSGRSGDLVFVEVDRELRQGGVVRVTERQSYVYRDADNNPVPLPTPTADPIDGDLWEPSTVNLFRFSAVTFNGHRIHYDVPYATGVEGYPALIVHGPFIAAKLAALAATKGELASFDFRASAPIFLGQPIRLQHAGDGEVQAVRCDGATSTSAKVTYK, from the coding sequence ATGAGCGACATCACCGAAGACATGATCGCCGAATGGCGCAGCGCGATCGGGCGCACCCAGGCGCTGAAACAGCGGCTCGAAGCCGAACCGCTGCGGCGTTACGCGCTCGCGGTCGGCAGCGACCGCAATGTGGAAAAGGTGCTGCCGCCGCTGGCGCACTGGGCCTTCTTCCTGCCCGAACCCGCCGATGGCGACATCGGTGAGGACGGGCACCCCAAGCGTGGCGGCTTCCTGCCCGCGATCACCTTGCCGCGCCGCATGTTCGCATCGGCCAAGATCCGGTTCGAAGCGCCGCTTTTGATCGGGGAGGAGGCCGAACTGGTCTCGACCGTCGCCGACGTGACCCACAAGAGCGGCCGTTCGGGCGATCTGGTGTTCGTCGAGGTGGACCGCGAGCTGCGCCAGGGCGGCGTGGTGCGCGTCACCGAACGGCAGAGCTACGTCTATCGCGATGCCGACAACAACCCGGTGCCGCTGCCGACGCCGACTGCCGATCCGATCGATGGCGATCTGTGGGAGCCGTCGACGGTCAACCTGTTCCGCTTTTCGGCCGTCACCTTCAACGGGCACCGCATCCATTATGACGTGCCCTATGCGACCGGCGTGGAGGGCTATCCCGCGCTGATCGTCCACGGGCCGTTCATCGCCGCGAAGCTCGCCGCGCTGGCCGCGACCAAGGGCGAATTGGCCAGCTTCGATTTCCGCGCATCGGCCCCGATCTTCCTCGGCCAGCCGATCCGCCTTCAGCACGCCGGCGACGGCGAAGTTCAGGCCGTCCGTTGCGACGGCGCCACCTCCACGTCCGCGAAAGTGACCTACAAATGA
- a CDS encoding CoA transferase, giving the protein MYDLLKGLTVVEGAAFIAGPSCGLHFAQMGATVIRFDQIGGGPDSARWPIGPGGQSLYWEGLNKGKKSIAIDLSKPEGRELSQRIATSGDGLFVTNFPVQGFLSYEKLSALREDLVCLRVMGWADGTPAVDYTINASVGVPTMTGHPDDPRPVNHVLPAWDLYAGAMAAFNMLAAERDRRISGKGREIRLALSDLAAATMGNLGNVAEVMLGGADRPRSGNNLFGAFGRDFATSDGERVMLVAITPRQWTGLIKALGLADAIAALESELGVDFAKDEGARFNHRARVDALVEGAIGKLPLSACAEVFDGAGCTWSIYRTLQQSLAKEPRLFGENPIFSNVTHAGGASYPTPGAAARLPADERKPAAPSPKIGQDTDEVLATLLGLSSGEIGKLHDQGLVA; this is encoded by the coding sequence ATGTACGATCTCCTCAAAGGTCTGACCGTGGTCGAAGGCGCGGCGTTCATCGCCGGGCCTTCGTGCGGCCTCCACTTCGCGCAGATGGGCGCGACCGTGATCCGCTTCGACCAGATCGGCGGCGGCCCCGACAGCGCGCGCTGGCCGATCGGTCCGGGCGGGCAGAGCCTCTATTGGGAGGGGCTGAACAAGGGCAAGAAGTCGATCGCGATCGACCTTTCCAAGCCCGAGGGCCGCGAGCTTTCGCAGCGTATCGCGACCAGCGGCGACGGCCTGTTCGTCACCAATTTCCCGGTGCAGGGCTTCCTCAGCTACGAAAAGCTGTCGGCGCTGCGCGAGGATCTGGTCTGCCTGCGCGTGATGGGCTGGGCCGATGGCACGCCCGCGGTCGACTATACGATCAACGCCAGCGTCGGCGTGCCGACGATGACCGGCCATCCCGATGATCCGCGCCCGGTGAACCACGTCCTGCCGGCATGGGATCTTTATGCGGGCGCGATGGCGGCGTTCAACATGCTGGCGGCAGAGCGTGATCGCCGGATCAGCGGCAAGGGCCGCGAAATCCGCCTCGCGCTGTCCGATCTGGCTGCCGCGACGATGGGCAATCTGGGCAATGTCGCCGAAGTGATGTTGGGCGGTGCCGATCGCCCGCGCAGCGGCAACAACCTGTTCGGCGCCTTCGGTCGCGACTTCGCAACGTCGGATGGCGAGCGGGTGATGCTCGTCGCAATCACGCCGCGTCAGTGGACCGGGCTGATCAAGGCGCTGGGCCTCGCCGATGCGATTGCGGCGCTCGAAAGCGAACTCGGCGTCGACTTCGCCAAGGATGAGGGCGCGCGCTTCAACCACCGTGCCCGCGTCGATGCGCTCGTCGAAGGCGCGATCGGGAAGCTGCCTTTGTCGGCCTGTGCCGAGGTGTTCGACGGGGCGGGTTGCACCTGGTCGATCTACCGCACGCTGCAGCAATCGCTGGCGAAGGAGCCGCGGTTGTTCGGCGAAAATCCGATCTTCTCGAACGTCACCCATGCGGGCGGCGCATCCTATCCGACGCCGGGTGCGGCCGCGCGGCTTCCGGCCGACGAGCGCAAGCCCGCCGCGCCCTCGCCGAAGATCGGGCAGGATACGGACGAAGTGCTGGCGACCCTGCTGGGCCTCAGCAGCGGCGAAATCGGCAAGCTTCACGATCAGGGACTGGTGGCATGA
- a CDS encoding 3-hydroxyacyl-CoA dehydrogenase — protein MAETTTLGVVGAGPMGAGIAQIGLTAGLKVVLFDLSADALAKAGKDIIGRIARMVEKGQLADGYTAEAEARLTLATDLNQFAPCETVVEAIIERLEPKQKLFAQLEEIVSADAILATNTSSLSVAAIAAGCKNKARVCGLHFFNPVPLMKLVEVITAPATSQAVADDATALSKILGKVPVTVKDGPGFLVNLQGRAYTQEGLAVVQEQVTDPATVDRIMRDGAGFRMGPFELMDLTGIDVNFPATSYIYQGYQHDPRLKTTTLHEIMFHAGLFGRKTGQGFFKYGDEAKDVAPAPEVGEGGPFAAKIGDGSADFAALTELGLVDGDGPTLVAPLGEDCSSICARLGLDPKTTVAIDFTAVDKKHLTLMTAPGGSAAAQPVAAWLRGHGFIVEVIKDSAGFVLQRILCMIANLGSELAQIGVGSPADIDLGMKLAQNYPAGPLEWAEKIGVAKTYKIMQGLQEATGSDRYRPSLWLRRRALLGQSIYQAD, from the coding sequence ATGGCTGAAACCACCACTCTCGGCGTCGTCGGCGCCGGCCCGATGGGCGCGGGCATCGCGCAGATCGGCCTCACCGCCGGCCTCAAGGTCGTCCTGTTCGATCTGTCGGCCGATGCGCTCGCCAAGGCGGGCAAGGACATTATCGGCCGCATCGCGCGCATGGTCGAAAAGGGTCAGCTCGCCGATGGTTATACCGCCGAAGCCGAAGCGCGGCTGACGCTCGCGACCGACCTGAACCAGTTCGCGCCGTGCGAGACGGTGGTCGAAGCGATCATCGAGCGGTTGGAGCCGAAGCAGAAGCTGTTCGCGCAGCTGGAGGAGATTGTGTCGGCCGACGCGATCCTGGCGACCAACACCTCCTCGCTCTCGGTCGCGGCGATCGCGGCGGGCTGCAAGAACAAGGCGCGCGTCTGCGGGTTGCACTTCTTCAACCCCGTGCCGCTGATGAAGCTGGTCGAGGTGATCACCGCGCCCGCCACGTCGCAGGCGGTGGCGGACGATGCGACCGCCTTGTCGAAGATCCTCGGCAAGGTGCCCGTCACCGTGAAGGACGGCCCCGGCTTCCTCGTCAATCTGCAGGGCCGCGCCTATACGCAGGAAGGTCTGGCGGTCGTGCAGGAGCAGGTGACCGACCCGGCGACCGTCGATCGCATCATGCGCGACGGCGCGGGCTTCCGCATGGGGCCGTTCGAACTGATGGACCTGACTGGCATCGACGTGAACTTCCCGGCGACGTCGTACATCTATCAGGGCTATCAGCATGATCCGCGCCTGAAGACGACGACGCTGCACGAGATAATGTTCCACGCAGGGCTGTTCGGTCGCAAGACCGGCCAGGGCTTCTTCAAGTACGGCGACGAGGCCAAGGATGTCGCGCCCGCGCCGGAAGTGGGCGAGGGCGGTCCGTTCGCCGCGAAGATCGGTGACGGTTCGGCAGATTTCGCTGCGCTCACCGAACTCGGCCTCGTCGATGGCGACGGCCCGACTTTGGTCGCGCCGCTGGGCGAGGATTGCTCGAGCATTTGCGCGCGCCTCGGCCTCGATCCCAAGACGACCGTCGCGATCGATTTCACCGCGGTCGACAAGAAGCATCTGACGCTGATGACCGCGCCGGGCGGCTCGGCGGCGGCGCAGCCGGTGGCCGCGTGGCTGCGCGGGCATGGCTTCATCGTCGAGGTGATCAAGGATTCGGCGGGCTTCGTGCTGCAGCGTATCCTGTGCATGATCGCGAACCTCGGCAGCGAACTGGCGCAGATCGGGGTGGGTTCGCCCGCCGACATCGATCTGGGCATGAAGTTGGCGCAGAACTATCCGGCCGGCCCGCTCGAATGGGCGGAGAAGATCGGCGTCGCGAAGACCTACAAGATCATGCAGGGCCTGCAGGAGGCGACCGGATCGGATCGCTACCGCCCGAGCCTGTGGCTGCGTCGTCGCGCGCTGCTCGGCCAGTCGATCTATCAGGCCGATTGA
- a CDS encoding enoyl-CoA hydratase-related protein, producing the protein MAEVLKETPIEGVALLKLNRPEVLNALSVPLRLELAAHIDELNLDPAVRAIVITGDEKAFAAGADLTELKKRTVRDAQTRESVAAWVALRACQKPVIAAVNGFALGGGSELAFHCDIIIAGEGAKFGLPEVKVGIMPGAGGTQRLVRAVGKFKASRYLLTGDLIPAEVAYTMGIVSEVVPDDQVIPHALKIASKIAALPPLAVQAIKEAVGLGPDASLDTALALERKTFQLLFTTEDRDEGIAAFLEKRKPVFKGR; encoded by the coding sequence ATGGCCGAAGTCTTGAAAGAAACGCCGATCGAAGGCGTCGCGCTGCTGAAGCTCAACCGGCCCGAAGTGTTGAACGCGCTGAGCGTTCCGCTCCGTCTCGAACTCGCCGCGCATATCGATGAGCTGAACCTCGATCCGGCGGTGCGCGCGATCGTCATCACGGGTGACGAGAAGGCATTTGCGGCGGGCGCGGACCTGACCGAACTCAAGAAGCGCACCGTGCGCGACGCCCAGACGCGGGAATCGGTCGCGGCCTGGGTCGCGCTGCGCGCCTGCCAGAAGCCGGTGATCGCCGCGGTCAACGGCTTCGCGCTGGGCGGCGGTTCGGAACTCGCCTTCCATTGCGACATCATCATCGCAGGCGAGGGCGCGAAGTTCGGTCTGCCCGAGGTCAAGGTCGGCATCATGCCGGGCGCCGGCGGCACGCAGCGGCTGGTCCGCGCGGTCGGCAAGTTCAAGGCGTCGCGCTACCTGCTGACCGGCGATCTGATCCCGGCCGAAGTCGCCTACACGATGGGCATCGTTTCCGAAGTCGTGCCCGACGATCAGGTCATCCCGCACGCGTTGAAGATCGCGTCGAAGATCGCGGCACTGCCGCCGCTCGCGGTGCAGGCGATCAAGGAGGCGGTGGGCCTTGGCCCCGACGCCTCGCTCGACACCGCGCTCGCGCTCGAACGCAAGACCTTCCAGCTTCTCTTCACCACCGAGGACCGCGACGAGGGCATCGCCGCCTTCCTCGAAAAGCGTAAACCCGTCTTCAAGGGACGTTGA
- a CDS encoding IclR family transcriptional regulator, with translation MAKEFGKVLSLPGAEEEKTDRQFVTALARGLEVLRAFTPEDGPLGNQELAERTGLPKATVSRITHTLTTLGYLDYLPRLSRYMIAPSVLSLGAACVAAAGIRRIAMPHMKDLAEYSDASVALGARDRLTMIYLDVERGSRTVAFSLDAGARVPIHRSAMGAAYLSGLPDKDRTVLMDAIARASEDHWPATKTRLEGAFAQIEARGYCVFEGTYDRAINGVGAVLVQNDGTVHGFTCSAPTYLFTPERMEADIGPRLVAMKEAVRAELSQRRW, from the coding sequence GTGGCCAAGGAATTCGGCAAGGTTCTCTCGCTTCCCGGTGCGGAGGAGGAGAAGACCGATCGCCAGTTCGTGACCGCGCTCGCCCGCGGGCTGGAGGTGCTGCGCGCCTTCACGCCCGAGGACGGCCCGCTCGGCAATCAGGAACTGGCGGAGCGGACGGGACTGCCGAAAGCGACCGTCTCGCGGATCACGCATACGCTCACCACGCTCGGCTATCTCGATTATCTGCCGCGCCTGTCGCGCTACATGATCGCGCCGTCGGTGCTGTCGCTGGGCGCGGCGTGCGTCGCGGCGGCGGGTATCCGGCGGATCGCGATGCCGCACATGAAGGATCTCGCCGAATATAGCGACGCTTCGGTGGCGCTGGGCGCGCGCGATCGGCTGACGATGATCTATCTCGATGTCGAACGCGGGAGCCGCACGGTGGCGTTCAGCCTCGATGCCGGCGCGCGCGTGCCGATCCACCGGTCGGCGATGGGTGCGGCCTATCTGTCGGGCCTGCCGGATAAGGACCGCACCGTCCTGATGGATGCGATCGCGCGGGCGAGTGAGGATCACTGGCCGGCCACGAAGACGCGGCTCGAAGGCGCCTTCGCCCAGATCGAGGCGCGCGGCTACTGCGTCTTCGAAGGGACTTATGACCGTGCGATCAACGGCGTGGGCGCGGTGCTGGTGCAGAATGACGGCACCGTCCACGGCTTCACCTGTTCGGCCCCAACCTATTTGTTCACGCCCGAGCGGATGGAAGCCGATATCGGCCCCCGCCTTGTCGCGATGAAGGAAGCGGTGCGGGCGGAATTGAGCCAGCGGCGCTGGTGA
- a CDS encoding acyl-CoA dehydrogenase family protein has translation MDTETFAMLRETVRRFVDERLIPNEDRVEHEDAVPQEIIDEMRDLGLFGLTVPEEYGGLGLTSAEEVQVIYELGRTSFAYRSVIGTTVGIGSQGIVMDGTEAQKQEWLPKLAGGMFASFALTEPNAGSDAASITTTAIREGDVYRVNGTKRFITNAPRAGMFTLMARSQPDVKGAAGVTAFILPAETKGISFGKLDKKMGQKGTMTCDVILDDVIIPAENIIGGVPERGFKTAMKVLDRGRIHLSALSSGMCDRLVQESVNYAVERKQFGQAIGQFQLIQGLIADSRTEAYAAWLMTQDVAKRYDAGEKVSADVASTKYFASEALGRVADRAVQIHGGAGYMAEYKVERFYRDVRLMRIYEGTSQVQQTIIAKALLREAGLKV, from the coding sequence ATGGACACCGAAACCTTTGCCATGCTTCGCGAAACCGTGCGCCGCTTCGTCGACGAGCGGCTGATTCCCAACGAGGACCGCGTCGAGCATGAGGATGCGGTGCCGCAGGAAATCATCGACGAGATGCGCGATCTGGGCCTGTTCGGCCTGACCGTGCCCGAAGAATATGGCGGCCTAGGCCTCACCTCGGCCGAGGAAGTGCAGGTGATCTACGAACTGGGCCGCACCAGCTTCGCCTATCGTTCGGTGATCGGCACCACCGTCGGCATCGGCAGCCAGGGCATCGTCATGGACGGTACCGAGGCGCAGAAGCAGGAATGGCTGCCTAAGCTCGCCGGCGGCATGTTCGCCAGCTTCGCACTGACCGAGCCGAATGCGGGTTCGGACGCCGCATCGATCACCACCACCGCTATCCGCGAGGGCGACGTCTATCGCGTCAACGGCACCAAGCGCTTCATCACCAATGCGCCGCGCGCGGGCATGTTCACGCTGATGGCGCGCAGCCAGCCCGACGTGAAGGGCGCCGCCGGCGTCACCGCCTTCATCCTGCCGGCCGAGACCAAGGGCATCAGCTTCGGCAAGCTCGACAAGAAGATGGGCCAGAAGGGCACGATGACGTGCGACGTCATCCTCGACGACGTGATCATCCCGGCCGAAAACATCATCGGCGGTGTGCCCGAGCGCGGCTTCAAGACCGCGATGAAGGTTCTCGATCGCGGCCGCATCCACCTGTCGGCGCTGTCGAGCGGCATGTGCGATCGTCTGGTGCAGGAAAGCGTCAATTACGCGGTCGAGCGCAAGCAGTTCGGGCAGGCGATCGGCCAGTTCCAGCTGATCCAGGGCCTGATCGCCGATAGCCGCACCGAAGCCTATGCGGCTTGGCTGATGACGCAGGATGTCGCCAAGCGTTACGACGCGGGCGAGAAGGTTTCGGCCGACGTCGCATCGACCAAGTATTTCGCATCGGAAGCGCTGGGCCGCGTCGCGGATCGCGCGGTGCAGATCCACGGCGGCGCGGGCTATATGGCCGAATATAAGGTCGAGCGCTTCTATCGCGACGTCCGCCTGATGCGCATCTACGAGGGCACTTCGCAGGTTCAGCAGACGATCATCGCCAAGGCGCTGCTGCGCGAGGCGGGCCTGAAGGTCTGA
- a CDS encoding CaiB/BaiF CoA transferase family protein, translating into MAGVLDGIRVLDFGRYVAGPYGATVLADFGADVIRIERRQGGEDRLVAPITDDGEGSIFLQMSRNKRSVAIDTRTPESKEVLRRLIESADVVMANVPDSALAGMGIDYETLEAIKPDIILSNVSSFGPVGPWKDKGGFDSVGQAMSGGVHLTGTADQPYRTPISWVDHATGLYAAIGVMMALWERNRSGRGQQIDGSLLGSAVSFSTTYLVEQAALGIDRTAIGNRSFINGPTDIYKTTDGWIVTQVVSNPLFKRWTKLMGEPEWLDDPRFASDGTRGDNGDVLSERMGKWCAERSSDQAIAELGAAGIPAAPILSPREVLAHPQVEAMGMKQQVAYPGLADGATLFRMPVNLSETPADIRTPPPTLGQHTGDVLTELGFSADEVAALRASETI; encoded by the coding sequence GTGGCAGGGGTTTTGGACGGCATCCGGGTGCTTGATTTCGGCCGCTATGTCGCCGGCCCCTATGGCGCGACCGTGCTCGCCGATTTCGGCGCCGACGTGATCCGGATCGAACGGCGCCAGGGCGGCGAGGACCGGCTTGTCGCCCCCATCACCGACGATGGCGAGGGATCGATCTTCCTCCAGATGAGCCGCAACAAACGATCGGTCGCGATCGACACGCGCACGCCGGAATCCAAGGAAGTGCTGCGCCGCCTGATCGAAAGCGCCGACGTGGTGATGGCCAACGTCCCCGACAGCGCGCTCGCCGGCATGGGCATCGATTATGAGACGCTGGAAGCCATCAAGCCCGACATCATCCTGTCGAACGTCTCCTCGTTCGGCCCCGTCGGCCCGTGGAAGGACAAGGGCGGATTCGACTCGGTCGGCCAGGCGATGAGCGGCGGGGTGCATCTGACGGGCACCGCAGACCAGCCCTATCGCACCCCGATCAGCTGGGTCGATCACGCGACCGGCCTCTATGCCGCGATCGGGGTGATGATGGCCTTGTGGGAGCGTAACCGCTCCGGCCGTGGGCAGCAGATCGACGGCAGCCTGCTCGGATCGGCGGTGTCCTTTTCGACCACCTACCTCGTCGAGCAGGCGGCGCTGGGGATCGATCGCACCGCGATCGGCAACCGCAGCTTCATCAACGGCCCGACCGACATCTACAAGACGACCGACGGCTGGATCGTCACCCAGGTCGTCTCCAACCCGCTGTTCAAGCGCTGGACCAAGCTGATGGGCGAGCCCGAATGGCTCGACGATCCGCGCTTCGCCAGCGACGGCACCCGCGGCGACAATGGCGATGTGCTGTCCGAACGCATGGGCAAATGGTGCGCCGAGCGCAGCAGCGATCAGGCGATTGCGGAGCTGGGCGCCGCAGGCATCCCCGCCGCCCCGATCCTCTCGCCGCGCGAAGTCCTCGCCCATCCGCAGGTCGAGGCGATGGGAATGAAGCAGCAGGTCGCCTATCCCGGCCTCGCCGACGGCGCGACCCTGTTCCGCATGCCGGTAAACCTCAGCGAAACCCCCGCCGACATCCGCACCCCGCCCCCGACCTTGGGCCAGCATACGGGCGACGTTCTGACGGAACTCGGCTTCTCGGCCGATGAGGTTGCGGCGCTCAGGGCGTCGGAGACGATCTGA
- a CDS encoding sensor histidine kinase, with amino-acid sequence MSRPGSILSRILWMHAAALLATTLIVASAVYLFLDSTADRLQRQTLTAHAETLQRGLVRGGDGALYLRGEAADAIRGSGASFSYRVIDKGGRVVLGARRGARVDDAVPRDPGPSFFRQHSRRAVFSGLSVPVGQGGGLWIVVIQNLEHPDVIVDDIVQQFLLWGALLIALILAVLLAVDLLIVRRALRPVNAASSHVRTLDVHDLDVRLPDAEMPTEIRPLAVAVNQALDRVARGYGIQRDFIADAAHELRTPLAIARMRVDAVADAEVAAALRANLDQLGRIVGQLLDIADADNAPPIRDVVDLQALAMAAVQDMAPLAIRGGRSIAFDGGDGEMAVYGSARLITRALGALIENALHHTPPGASIIVGVHEDGTLSVADDGPGVAAEDRPHMLRRFWRKDRSGNAHSGLGLAIVAQVARVHRTMVDYAGTPGGGATFLIRFEPVRSSPTP; translated from the coding sequence ATGAGCCGGCCGGGATCGATCCTGTCGCGCATCCTGTGGATGCATGCCGCTGCGCTGCTGGCGACGACGTTGATCGTGGCGAGCGCGGTCTATCTGTTCCTCGATTCCACCGCCGATCGGCTGCAGCGCCAGACGCTGACCGCGCATGCCGAGACGCTGCAGCGGGGGCTGGTGCGCGGTGGCGATGGCGCACTTTACCTGCGCGGCGAGGCGGCGGATGCGATACGGGGCAGCGGGGCGAGCTTTTCCTACCGCGTGATCGACAAGGGTGGGCGCGTGGTGCTGGGCGCACGGCGCGGTGCGCGGGTGGACGATGCGGTGCCGCGCGATCCTGGCCCGTCCTTCTTTCGCCAGCATTCGCGGCGGGCGGTGTTTTCGGGGTTGAGCGTACCGGTCGGGCAGGGCGGGGGGCTTTGGATCGTGGTGATCCAGAATCTCGAACATCCCGACGTGATCGTCGACGATATCGTGCAGCAATTCCTGTTGTGGGGGGCGTTGCTGATCGCGCTGATCCTGGCGGTGCTGCTCGCGGTCGACCTGCTGATCGTGCGGCGGGCGCTGCGGCCGGTGAATGCCGCGTCGTCGCATGTTCGCACGCTGGACGTCCACGATCTCGACGTGCGCCTGCCCGATGCCGAGATGCCGACGGAGATCCGTCCGCTGGCCGTCGCGGTCAATCAGGCGCTCGATCGCGTGGCGCGCGGCTATGGCATCCAGCGCGACTTCATTGCCGATGCTGCGCACGAACTGCGCACCCCGCTGGCCATCGCGCGGATGCGCGTCGATGCGGTTGCCGATGCGGAGGTGGCGGCCGCATTGCGCGCCAATCTGGATCAGCTGGGGCGGATCGTGGGGCAGTTGCTCGACATCGCCGATGCCGACAATGCCCCGCCGATCCGCGATGTGGTGGACCTGCAGGCGCTGGCGATGGCGGCGGTTCAGGATATGGCGCCGCTCGCGATCCGGGGCGGGCGCAGCATCGCGTTCGATGGCGGCGACGGAGAGATGGCGGTCTATGGATCGGCGCGGTTGATCACGCGGGCTTTGGGTGCGCTGATCGAAAATGCGCTGCACCACACGCCGCCCGGCGCATCGATCATCGTGGGCGTCCACGAAGACGGGACGTTGTCGGTCGCCGATGACGGGCCGGGCGTGGCGGCGGAGGATCGGCCGCATATGCTGCGCCGTTTCTGGCGGAAGGATCGATCGGGCAACGCCCATTCGGGCCTCGGCCTCGCGATCGTCGCGCAGGTGGCGCGGGTCCACCGCACGATGGTCGATTATGCCGGGACGCCGGGGGGCGGAGCGACCTTCCTGATACGGTTCGAACCGGTCAGATCGTCTCCGACGCCCTGA